The following nucleotide sequence is from Terriglobales bacterium.
GCAGAGTCGCCACGATAAGTGCCTCTTCCGGCGCGGGCGCCTGGTAGATGAGACCCATCAGCGTCTTGGGCTGCCGGCGGGAGACGAAGCGCTCTGCCAGATGCGTGTGTTCGCCGGTTTGTCCCAGGCGCTGCGCGTGGACTTCGACCGCCTCCGGCAGGTCGGGCACGGCGAAGTTCCACTTGTTGGCCAGGCGGTCACCCCAGCTCCGCGCCTCGATGTGCGCGTTGAATCTCGAGACCATCACGCGGATGACCTTGCGCTCGCTCGCCGTGGTGTAGAGATCGAGGTCGTTGCCCAAGTCAGGCCAGTGCTCGAGCGACTTCATGACGACGGTCGCGCAGCCCGCGGCTTCCAGGGCCTCGACGATGCCATGCAGCCTGGTAAGCGCGTTCTCGATGCGGGCGCGCTCCTTCTCGATGGCGGCGGCAGCCCAGCGCTCCACGGCGGTGTCGCCTTCCGCCAGCGCGATGGCGCGAAGCGGCTCGAGCGCACGAATGATGACGTGATGCGAGTCCGCCAGGGCGACGAACTCGTCGCGCTCGGCGTCCTTCAGTGAGGAGACAAGCCGGTAGGCGTCTTGTGCCTGGGTCGGGTTCAGCGTGAGGGTCAGGAGTGCGTGGACGTATTCCTTCTCGCGAGCCAGCGGAGCAGCCATGGGTTCTATGAGGTCCTTCGGAGCAGATGAGCCCGGGAGGGCGCGTACATCGGAGTTGGATGAGAGCGGCTGCTGCTGAGTTTGCCGGTGCGCTCCGGCCCGTATAATGGCGCGTTCTGCACAGGAGAGCCGATTGGCCTACCAGGACCTGAGAGACTGGATCGCCGAGCTCGACCGCACCGGCGAACTGAAACGCGTCACGGCGGAGGTCGACCCCATCCTTGAGATGACCGAGGTGACCGACCGCGTCTCGAAGCAGAAGGCGGCCGGCGGGCGGCCCGCGGGTGGCCCGGCGCTGTTGTTCGAGAAGGTGAAAGGACACCCTGGCGCCAAGGTGCTGATCAACCAGTTCGGCTCGGAGCGGCGGATGCGGATGGCGCTCAGGGTCGACTTGCTCGACGAGATCGCCCAGCGCATCCACCAGTTCCTCGACGTCAAGTCGCCTGAAGGTCTGCTCGACAAGATCAAGATGTTGCCGATGCTGGCGGACGTCGGAAAATTCTTTCCCAAGACGGTCGCGACCGGTCCATGTAAGGAAGTCGTCAAGAAGGCGGACGCCTCGCTGCTGGATCTTCCGGTGCTGCAGTGCTGGCCCAAGGATGCCGGGCGGTTCATCACGCTACCGTTGGTCATCACGCGCGACCCCAAGAGTGGGAAGCGCAACGTCGGCTGCTACCGGATGCAGGTGTACGACGCCAAGACCGCGGGCATGCACTGGCAGCGGCAGAAGGTCGGCGCGGAGCACTACCGCGAGGCGATGCGGCGGGCAGCCGCAGGCGCCGAGGGCGGCAACGCCGCTGCCGTCGATGTGATGGCACGCTCCGGCGGTGGAGCTATCGCCGCGCAAGGGGATCGGCCCGCGGGCAGGCTCGAGGTAGCGGTCGCGATCGGCACCGACCCGGCGCTCACTTTTTCGGCTATCGTTCCGGCGCCGCCGGACGTGGAGGAGTTCATGATCGCCGGCTTCCTGCGGCAGAAGCCGGTCGAACTGGTGAAGTGCGAGACGGTGGACCTGGAGGTGCCTGCTTCGGCGGAGATCGTCCTCGAAGGCTACGTGAACCTCGACGAGCTCCGCACCGAAGGGCCGTTCGGCGACCACACCGGTTTCTACTCGCTGGCCGACGAGTACCCAGTCTTCCACGTCACCTGCATCACACACCGCAAGGACCCGATCTACTCCACGACCATCGTCGGGAAACCGCCGATGGAGGACGCCTGGATGGGCAAGGCGGTCGAGCGCATCTTCCTGCCGCTGATGCGGGTCACGCTGCCGGAGATCGTCGACGTGAACCTGCCGGTCGAGGGCGTCTTTCACAACCTGATGATCGTGTCGATCCGCAAGTCCTACCCCGGCCACGCCCGCAAGGTGATGAGCGGCATCTGGGCGATGGGGCAGGCGATGTTCACCAAGTGCATCGTGGTGGTGGACGAAGACGTCAATGTGCAGGACCTGGGCGAGGTCACGCTGAAGGCGCTGAACCACATCGATCCGGAGCGCGACATCCAGTTCACGCTCGGCCCGGTCGACTCGCTCGATCACGCCTCGCGCCTGCCGAACTTCGGCTCGAAGATGGGGGTCGACGCCACGCGCAAGTGGCCGACCGAGGGCTTCAACCGCCCTTGGCCCGACGAGATCGTGATGGACGACAAGACGAAACGGCGCGTCGACCAGATCTGGAAGTCGCTAGGCCTCGACTAGGCGGGAGGAGCTCGTGAAGGGACGTTTCCTCGGCGTGGTGCTGGCGCTCTCTGGGGTCTTGACTGCGCAAACGCACAAACCGCGCGCCCGCGACCTCGGGGTCCCCTTCGACGGCCGGGCGGGCAAACTGAACGCCATCACGGACGTGGCCGGAGTCGAGGTCGGCTATACCACCCTCATCTCCGGGGAGGGCAGACTGCGGGTCGGACAAGGGCCGGTGCGGACCGGCGTGACGGCGATCCTGCCGCGCGGCAAGGCCTCCTCCGACCCCGTCTTCGGGGCTTGGTTCTCGCTCAATGGCAACGGCGAGATGACCGGGACGACGTGGCTGGAGGAATCCGGCTTTCTCGATGGCCCGGTAATGATCACCAACACGCACAGCGTGGGCGTGGTGCACGATGCGGTCATCGCCTGGCAGCGACGGCGCGCGCCCAGCGGCGACTCGTGGTCGCTGCCTGTGGTAGCCGAGACATGGGATGGGCTGCTCAACGACATCAACGGCTTTCACGTAAAGCCGGAGCACGCCTTTCACGCGCTCGACTCGGCGGCGGGCGGGGCCATCGCCGAAGGCAACGTCGGCGGCGGTACGGGGATGGTCTGCAACGAGTTCAAGGGCGGCACCGGCACGGCATCGCGCCTCGTCGAGATCGAGAAGACGCAGTACACCGTCGGCGTCCTGGTGCAATGCAACTACGGTTTGCGGCCGAACCTGCTGATCGCGGGAGTTCCGGTCGGCAAGGAGATACCGGAGGAGCCCGCCTACAAGCAGGAGGCCGGGTCCATCATCATCGTGGTCGCGACCGACGCGCCCTTGCTGCCGCAGCAGTTGAAGCGGCTGGCCCGGCGCGCGGCCATGGGGGTGGCGCGAACGGGCAGCATCGCCGGCAACGGTTCGGGAGACATCTTCATCAGCTTTTCGACTGCCAACCCGGGTGCGGCCACCGCAAAGGGAACGGCCTCGGCCCGCTTTCTCCCCAACGAACAAATGAATCCCTTGTTCCAGGGCACCATCGAAGCGGTGGACGAAGCCATCGTCAATGCCATGGTCGCGGCCGAGACGATGACCGGGGTCGACGGTCACCGGGTCATTGCACTGCCACACGAGCGGCTCCGTGAAGTCCTGAAGAAGTACAACCGGCTGGCGCATTAGGAGGGAAGTTGGGAACGAATCGCGAATTCATCACTGTTGCCAGGGAGCTGCGCGAGGTCCTGAAGCTCGCGCAGCCGATCCTGGAGCGCATGTCCGACGCGGAAGCAGCGCGGCCGCACGCGCCGGGCAAGTGGTCGCACAAGCAGGTCCTCTCGCACCTGGTGGACTCGGCGTCGAACAACCACAGCCGTTTCACCCGCGCCGCGCTGGAGGGCGCGCTGAAGACGACCAGCTACGACGCCGACGGGCTGACCGAGCTGCAGCGGCCGAACGAGCTCGACTGGCGCACCCTTACCCAGCTTTGGGTGAACTACAACCTCTTCCTGGCGCACGTGATCGAGCGGCTGCCGGCGTCTGCCGCGGACAATCGCTGCGAGATCTCGGGCGACATCGCCGGAACGCTTAGCTTCATCGTGCGGGACTACTTGGAGCACCTGAAGCACCACGTCAACCAGGCGGCGGGCCTCGACCTGCCGAGCGCCTACGCCGCCGCAGCGAAAGGATGACAATGCCGACCTCGTACAAAGAGCTGCCCGCCTGGCAGCGCGGCGTCGAACTCGCGAAAGAGGTCTACTACTTTTCGAAAGAGTTCCCGGTGGAGGAACTCGACGGGCTGACGCAGATGATGCGACGCACCGCC
It contains:
- a CDS encoding UbiD family decarboxylase, producing the protein MARSAQESRLAYQDLRDWIAELDRTGELKRVTAEVDPILEMTEVTDRVSKQKAAGGRPAGGPALLFEKVKGHPGAKVLINQFGSERRMRMALRVDLLDEIAQRIHQFLDVKSPEGLLDKIKMLPMLADVGKFFPKTVATGPCKEVVKKADASLLDLPVLQCWPKDAGRFITLPLVITRDPKSGKRNVGCYRMQVYDAKTAGMHWQRQKVGAEHYREAMRRAAAGAEGGNAAAVDVMARSGGGAIAAQGDRPAGRLEVAVAIGTDPALTFSAIVPAPPDVEEFMIAGFLRQKPVELVKCETVDLEVPASAEIVLEGYVNLDELRTEGPFGDHTGFYSLADEYPVFHVTCITHRKDPIYSTTIVGKPPMEDAWMGKAVERIFLPLMRVTLPEIVDVNLPVEGVFHNLMIVSIRKSYPGHARKVMSGIWAMGQAMFTKCIVVVDEDVNVQDLGEVTLKALNHIDPERDIQFTLGPVDSLDHASRLPNFGSKMGVDATRKWPTEGFNRPWPDEIVMDDKTKRRVDQIWKSLGLD
- a CDS encoding P1 family peptidase, with the protein product MKGRFLGVVLALSGVLTAQTHKPRARDLGVPFDGRAGKLNAITDVAGVEVGYTTLISGEGRLRVGQGPVRTGVTAILPRGKASSDPVFGAWFSLNGNGEMTGTTWLEESGFLDGPVMITNTHSVGVVHDAVIAWQRRRAPSGDSWSLPVVAETWDGLLNDINGFHVKPEHAFHALDSAAGGAIAEGNVGGGTGMVCNEFKGGTGTASRLVEIEKTQYTVGVLVQCNYGLRPNLLIAGVPVGKEIPEEPAYKQEAGSIIIVVATDAPLLPQQLKRLARRAAMGVARTGSIAGNGSGDIFISFSTANPGAATAKGTASARFLPNEQMNPLFQGTIEAVDEAIVNAMVAAETMTGVDGHRVIALPHERLREVLKKYNRLAH
- a CDS encoding DinB family protein, whose amino-acid sequence is MGTNREFITVARELREVLKLAQPILERMSDAEAARPHAPGKWSHKQVLSHLVDSASNNHSRFTRAALEGALKTTSYDADGLTELQRPNELDWRTLTQLWVNYNLFLAHVIERLPASAADNRCEISGDIAGTLSFIVRDYLEHLKHHVNQAAGLDLPSAYAAAAKG